The Syngnathus typhle isolate RoL2023-S1 ecotype Sweden linkage group LG11, RoL_Styp_1.0, whole genome shotgun sequence genome contains a region encoding:
- the timeless gene encoding protein timeless homolog — protein sequence MNCDLLATCSALGYLEGDTYHKEADCLESVKDLIRYLRYEDDTRDVRQQLGEGHIVEHDLLPIIIQHGHDKALFDTCIRLMVNLTQPAMLCFGKVPDDAVFRHHFLQVTSHLQAYKEAFATEKVFGILSETLYNLLQMEWEQRQEEDNLLIERILLLVRNVLHVPADPLEEKKVDDDASVHDRLLWAIHMSGFDDLVKFLASAQSEQQWSMHVLEIISLMFRDQTPDTLVSAGHARSAEEKQRDISELEGLRQKEQAEKRSRTLQRGSRHSRFGGSFVVKGLKAIGDNDMIYHRNVNKFKNYTHDMGKAVRHVPRRNQQARECMDKRRSALNVRLFLREFCVDFLENCYNRLMYIVKENLIREQSQEHDETYYLWALSFFMAFNRGNDFRADLVSETMSTRTFHFIETNITNYYEMILADRKEATSWSRRMHLALKAYQELLMTVNEMDRSEDESIRHSANVIKSNIFYLTEYREIFLTLLRKYDGTKQPQSYLKDLVESTHLFLRMLERFCKGRRSLVVQKKRVKRKKSRKGKKQPDVERTPEALADTLKVVEEQLKGVNFQLSESLTERIVPFDATSETPLEEQRTEAMVRVQDALQAQLGPESLALLRAAREVWPEGDVFGSSDVDPEEELELLKQILHAELPRSAPPPETQMEEDDEDDGPDLEEDEELEAVQVSETEFKFLDFVKKFANPNIVRPYLHLLKSYSKNTPHTNHCIVRMLHRVAFDLKMDALLYQLSVFHLFNKILSDPAASAYKELVTFAKYVLNRFFSLAATNNKAYIELLFWKNVGAVREMTEGYSKDGAEKMPAWTEEEEEELRNLYEEHRHSEDPDIVETLLPLLSNSTRTRKQVVIQMVRLGLVDSAKELKKPKKGTGIVLWTEDQEVELQMLYEEYKDSDDVLGNIFKKLTAKRSRARVVDKLLSLGLVSERRELYKKRSRSARPKSSGTQMSEEDFLAELTQNLPDDPQEQDEDESEESEEEDEPEMQERQDGGSSRSQSVASKVERRADVGAIVTRLHDEGMSEALAWLQRCLDRAAKGREDDGFSQATPLVPLTEACEDAMENKTFHKLLRKLGMRPPANEQETFWRIPEKISPSQLHSAAASLSPNPDESQSEEVLAEDDGPPEEPREEKKEVSGSQRADALRALSSARKRKLHSSKDKAPDMDLASTEDADSSFERPKEKTTKRSRVLDGDDEDEEQDDSSISVMDMNRNADADSDEEDISAPVKRRRKMVIIDEDEDDED from the exons ATGAATTGTGATCTTCTGGCAACATGCAGTGCTCTTGGGTACCTGGAGGGGGACACGTATCACAAAGAAGCTGATTGCTTAG AGAGTGTGAAAGACTTGATCAGGTACTTGCGTTATGAAGATGACACCCGTGATGTCAGGCAGCAGCTGGGTGAAGGCCACATCGTAGAACATGACCTTCTGCCTATTATCATTCAACATGGGCATGACAAGGCCTTGTTTGATACCTGTATACG GCTAATGGTCAATCTAACGCAACCTGCTATGCTCTGCTTTGGGAAGGTTCCTGACGACGCCGTGTTTAGACACCACTTTTTGCAAGTGACCTCTCATTTACAAGCCTACAAAGAG GCATTTGCTACTGAGAAGGTGTTTGGCATTTTAAGTGAGACATTGTACAATCTATTACAAATG GAATGGGAGCAGAGGCAGGAAGAAGACAACCTTCTGATTGAGCGAATTCTACTGCTGGTTCGGAATGTGCTTCATGTACCCGCCGACCCTTTGGAAGAGAAG AAAGTCGATGATGATGCCAGCGTGCACGACAGGCTGCTCTGGGCCATTCACATGAGCGGTTTCGATGACCTGGTCAAGTTCTTGGCGTCGGCCCAGAGTGAGCAGCAGTGGAGTATGCATGTGTTGGAAATCATCTCCCTCATGTTCCGAGACCAG ACGCCGGACACCTTGGTGAGCGCAGGGCACGCTCGCTCGGCCGAGGAGAAGCAGAGAGACATTTCGGAGCTGGAGGGGCTGAGGCAGAAGGAACAGGCAGAGAAACGTTCTCGCACACTGCAAAGAGGAAGCAG ACATTCACGCTTCGGAGGGTCTTTTGTTGTGAAAGGACTCAAAGCAATCGGAGACAATGATATGATTTATCACAGAAATGTCAACAAA TTCAAAAACTACACTCACGACATGGGTAAAGCTGTGCGGCACGTTCCCAGGCGCAATCAACAGGCCCGCGAATGCATGGACAAACGGCGATCAGCTCTAAATGTTCGACTCTTCCTGCGAGAGTTTTGTGTGGATTTCTTAGAGAACTGCTACAATCGCCTCATGTACATTGTCAAG gaaaACCTGATCCGGGAGCAATCTCAGGAGCACGATGAGACCTACTACCTGTGGGCGCTCAGCTTCTTCATGGCCTTCAACCGTGGCAACGATTTCCGAGCTGATTTAGTTTCGGAAACAATGTCCACCCGGACTTTCCATTTTATCGAGACCAACATCACCAATTACTATGAAATGATTTTGGCTGACCGCAAAGAGGCCACAtcctggtcacgaag GATGCACCTGGCGCTGAAGGCATATCAGGAGCTGCTGATGACTGTGAACGAAATGGACCGATCTGAGGACGAAAGCATCCGCCACAGCGCCAATGTTATCAAAA GTAACATTTTCTACCTAACGGAATACAGGGAGATATTCCTGACTCTGCTGAGAAAGTATGACGGAACCAAACAGCCACAGTCCTACCTTAAAGATTTGGTGGAGTCAACGCATCTCTTCCTACGTATGTTGGAGCGCTTCTGCAAAGGTCGTAGGAGCTTGGTTGTGCAA AAAAAGCGAGTGAAGCGAAAAAAGTCCAGAAAAGGCAAAAAACAGCCCGATGTAGAAAGGACCCCAGAAGCTCTGGCGGATACTTTGAAGGTTGTGGAGGAACAACTAAAGGGTGTCAATTTTCAG CTGTCAGAATCTTTAACTGAGCGCATCGTGCCTTTCGACGCCACATCGGAAACTCCCCTGGAGGAGCAACGGACTGAGGCTATGGTGCGGGTGCAGGATGCTTTGCAAGCTCAATTGGGACCAGAATCTTTAGCGCTGCTGAGAGCTGCCAG GGAAGTATGGCCCGAGGGAGACGTGTTTGGCTCGAGCGATGTGGACCCTGAAGAAGAACTTGAACTCCTCAAGCAGATCTTGCATGCAGAGTTGCCAA GGTCGGCCCCTCCTCCTGAGACTCAAATGGAAGAGGATGATGAGGACGATGGTCCGGATCTGGAAGAAGACGAAGAGTTGGAGGCAGTCCAAGTTTCGGAAACTGAGTTCAAATTTCTGGACTTTGTCAAGAA gttTGCCAACCCCAACATTGTGCGGCCATACCTGCATTTACTGAAATCCTACTCCAAAAACACACCTCACACAAACCACTGCATTGTTCGAATGCTTCACCGTGTGGCATTTGATCTCAAAATGGACGCTTTGCTATATCAGCTGTCAGTCTTTCATCTCTTCAATAAGATCCTGAGTGACCCGGCAGCCTCTGCTTACAAG GAGCTGGTCACCTTTGCCAAGTATGTGCTGAATCGTTTCTTTTCGCTGGCAGCCACCAACAACAAGGCCTACATTGAGCTGCTGTTCTGGAAAAACGTCGGCGCTGTGCGCGAGATGACTGAAGGTTACAGCAAAGATGG AGCGGAAAAGATGCCAGCTTGGactgaagaggaagaggaggaattgCGTAATCTTTATGAAGAGCACCGACACTCTGAAG ATCCAGACATTGTGGAGACTCTGCTGCCGTTACTAAGCAACAGTACACGCACACGGAAGCAGGTTGTGATTCAGATGGTACGCCTGGGTCTGGTGGACAGCGCTAAAGAGCTGAAAAAACCCAA GAAAGGTACCGGGATTGTTCTTTGGACTGAAGACCAGGAAGTAGAACTTCAGATGCTCTATGAAGAATACAAAGACTCTGATG ATGTTCTCGGCAACATTTTTAAGAAGCTCACAGCCAAGCGCTCTCGTGCACGTGTGGTGGACAAGCTCCTCAGTCTGGGCCTGGTGTCAGAAAGGCGAGAACTTTATAAGAAGAGAAGTCGAAGTGCTCGTCCAAAAAGTTCCGGCACACAAATG AGTGAAGAGGATTTCCTGGCTGAACTCACGCAGAATTTACCAGATGATCCTCAAGAACAAGATGAGGATGAGTCCGAAGAGAGTGAGGAAGAAGACGAGCCAGAAATGCAAGAAAGACAGGATGGTGGCAGCAGTAGGAGTCAAAGCGTTGCGTCAAAAGTGGAAAGGCGAGCGGATGTTGGCGCCATAGTTACAAGGTTGCATGACGAAG GCATGTCCGAAGCCCTTGCGTGGTTACAACGTTGTCTGGACCGAGCAGCTAAGGGCAGAGAAGATGATG GTTTTTCCCAGGCTACTCCTCTTGTCCCTCTCACCGAGGCATGTGAAGACGCCATGGAGAACAAGACCTTCCACAAGCTGCTGCGCAAACTGGGGATGCGTCCGCCTGCAAATGAACAG GAGACATTTTGGAGAATCCCTGAAAAGATCAGCCCATCTCAGCTCCATAGTGCAGCTGCATCTCTCAGTCCAAATCCCGATGAATCTCAAAGTGAGGAGGTCCTCGCGGAAGACGACGGCCCGCCTGAAGAACCTCGGGAGGAGAAAAAGGAGGTCTCGGGTTCACAACGAGCAGATGCTTTGCGAGCCCTGTCTAGTGCACGCAAGAGGAAACTACACTCCAGCAAGGATAAAG CCCCGGATATGGATTTAGCTTCTACTGAAGATGCAGACAGTTCGTTTGAGAG GCCCAAAGAGAAGACAACTAAAAGAAGCAGAGTGTTGGATGGTGACGACGAGGACGAGGAGCAGG ATGACAGTTCCATTTCTGTAATGGATATGAATAGAAATGCTGACGCAGATTCAGACGAGGAAGATATTTCTGCACCAGTGAAGCGTCGGCGGAAGATGGTAATAAttgatgaagatgaagatgatgaagattAG
- the prph gene encoding peripherin, producing MSHSSMQSSTSYRRTFGSPHPISMSSYSSVSSRPSVGGGRYMRSVSPMVSSRSTNYHQQRSRPSVQPQRLTFDKVDFTMAEAINQEFLTTRSNEKVELQELNDRFASFIEKVRYLEQQNGALQQELTQYKGQHQQGQPNRATEIFQDELREMRRQMDAIGKERDQYQLERDNLAEDLGLLKLRLDEEAQKRADAENNLTAFRKDVDDATLSRLELERKIESLMDEIEFLKKMHDEEIQDVQVTVQTQQLRMETVDHATRPDLTGALRDIRAQYETIATKNMQESEDWYKSKFADLTESAKRNGDALKQAKQEASESRRQIQSLNCEIDAVKNTNEALLRQMRDMEDQFGNEIASYQDNVGRLEDEIRHLKDEMARHLREYQDLLNVKMALDIEIATYRKLLEGEESRITMPLLNIGMANHFGERDFEPRPESGTKKTVVIKTVETRDGQVVKESKTERDSGHSDKDDKDN from the exons ATGAGCCATTCTTCCATGCAATCCTCCACTTCTTACAGGCGCACCTTCGGGAGCCCACACCCTATCTCCATGTCTTCCTACTCCAGCGTGTCCTCTCGTCCTTCCGTCGGCGGGGGACGCTACATGCGCTCCGTGTCACCCATGGTGTCCTCCCGCTCCACCAACTACCACCAACAGCGTTCCCGACCCAGTGTCCAGCCCCAACGCCTCACCTTTGACAAGGTGGATTTTACCATGGCCGAGGCCATCAACCAGGAGTTCCTCACCACCCGCAGCAACGAGAAGGTCGAGCTGCAGGAGCTCAACGACCGCTTCGCCAGCTTCATCGAGAAGGTGCGCTACCTGGAGCAGCAGAATGGTGCACTGCAGCAGGAGCTGACCCAATACAAAGGTCAGCACCAACAAGGCCAACCCAACCGGGCCACCGAGATCTTCCAAGACGAGCTGAGGGAGATGCGGCGCCAGATGGACGCCATCGGCAAGGAGAGGGACCAGTACCAACTGGAGAGGGACAACCTGGCTGAGGACCTGGGCCTCCTAAAGCTGAG GCTGGATGAAGAAGCTCAGAAGAGGGCAGATGCTGAAAATAACCTTACAGCCTTCCGCAAG gaTGTGGATGATGCCACCTTATCccgtctggagctggagaggAAGATCGAGTCCCTAATGGATGAAATTGAATTCCTCAAGAAGATGCACGATGAA GAAATCCAGGACGTTCAAGTGACCGTGCAAACCCAGCAGTTGAGGATGGAGACAGTGGACCACGCCACCCGACCTGATCTCACTGGTGCTCTGAGGGACATCAGGGCCCAGTATGAAACCATTGCGACAAAGAACATGCAAGAATCTGAGGATTGGTACAAGTCCAAG TTTGCAGATTTGACTGAATCTGCCAAGCGCAATGGTGACGCTCTGAAGCAGGCCAAGCAGGAGGCCTCAGAGTCCCGAAGGCAGATCCAGTCCCTGAACTGTGAGATTGATGCAGTGAAGAACACG AATGAAGCACTCCTGAGGCAGATGCGTGACATGGAGGATCAGTTTGGCAATGAAATCGCTAGCTACCAAGACAACGTCGGCAGACTGGAGGACGAGATCCGTCACCTGAAGGACGAGATGGCTCGTCACCTCCGGGAGTACCAGGATCTCCTCAATGTCAAGATGGCTCTGGACATTGAAATTGCGACTTATCGTAAACTGCTGGAAGGGGAGGAGAGCAG GATCACCATGCCTCTCCTCAATATAGGCATGGCAAATCACTTTGGCGAACgtg ATTTTGAACCCAGACCAGAGAGTGGCACCAAGAAGACTGTCGTGATAAAGACAGTTGAGACTAGAGATGGACAG GTGGTGAAGGAATCCAAGACTGAGAGAGATTCGGGCCACAGTGATAAAGATGACAAGGACAACTGA